AGCAGAAGTTGCAATATCCCCGTTAATACCTCCATCTATGGTTGAAGTAAAAGAGGGTGTGCCGGAAATTGTAATCGTATCATGAGAGTCAGTGACACCTATGGCTGCTTTAAAAACAAGCGTAATAACCTCATTATTATTCATATATCCCCGGCTAATTTGCTCAACCCCCACCACCTCTCCTTTATTAACGTCGATTCGCCCATTTTTCAGGTCTTTAGTCGCTATTACCGGCTCTAATGTCTCAGTCACCTCATTCAGGTTCCATTTCATCGCATCAGCAATCATACAAACTGACTCTTCTAAGCCGACATGTCGAATACCATCGCGGTTTTCGTTAAACTTTTGTTTTGAAAGCCCCACCCCAATCTTATCCCGAAAGGGCAATCGGCGAGGCTCAGCATTCTGTATACGCTCAACCCTAATTTGCTCTACATTCCGGCAGACCGATGTCAATACACTAGGCAGATAATCCATTAGAAAACCGGGGTTCACCCCTGTTCCTAAGCAGCTAACTCCCTTACCGCAGCAATAATCATCTATCCTGGTGGCAGTTGAGGGTTGTGTTTTCCAGGGATGGGATAGCTCTTCACAAGTTGATATGATATCCAGACCACAATCAGCCGTGGCCATAATTTGCTGTTCAATTTTTTTGAGGTCAGAAAGAGTTGTTATAACTGCAACGTCAGCTTCCTTAATGTTCTGCACTGACTCTACATTAGCAACAATCTCTGTTCCAAACCGATCTAATCCGGCATGTATTCCTATATCGTTTCCAATTTTTTGGGGATCCAGATCTACCCCTCCCACTATTGAAATACCTTCACGCTCATTAAGGTAACGAGTTAGCTGTTGTCCTATAGGCCCTAACCCCATTTGTACAATATTAATCATAACCAGGATTCATCTTCGGTAGTTAATTAGTAACAAATTCATAAATATTAGCCGAAATATTGGCAAAAGTCGTCAACACTTCCTCGCGGTTGGGAGCATTTTTGGATAGCAATACCAAAACATACTTCTCTCCATTGGATAAGGTAATAAGGCCCACATCATGATTTACTCCCGTAATCCACCCTGTTTTATGTGCTACCTCTACCTCATTGGGCAGTTGTGCCGGAATCATCTTATTAAAATGTTGTTTCTTGAGAATTTCTATCATCTCATTGGAAGCTTCTTTATTCACCGCCTTTCCCCTACCTAGCTGCTCATAAATAATTGCTTCATCAATAGCAGTAGTCCTATTACTGAGCCCCCGCTCGTATGCTTTAATATCTTCCACCCCTCGTAACACTTTAATGCTGTCTGCCCCATAACTTCGCATTGTCTGGGTCACGTTATGGGCTCCAACCTTCTCTATAAGGATATTAGTTGCCAAATTGCTACTCATCGTAATCATGTCAGTAATTAACTGTCGTATAGTTCGTTTACTGCCAATCAAATCATAAAGCTCTCCCTCACTATCTTCACTTATATCCATTTTATAACGACTGCTATCTACGATACTTCGAAACTCATTTTTCACGAGAATAGAATCACCCAGTGAAAACCTCCCAATCTCTGCCTGTTTAAAAAGCTCGATCATCACGGGCGTTTTCATAGTACTGGCCGCATGAAATTTTTCGCGTTCATTGATATATAGTACCTGAGTGGTATCAGAAAGGTTTTTAAAAGCTATGGCAAAGTCACCTTTAACCTCTTGCAGCTGTTTCTTAATACTACTTTTAAGTGTATCAGTATTTTCAAAAGATTTTGAAGTGCAGGCCGGCAAAGAGATAACAAAAATAAAAATGTATAAAACAAGTAAATATCGTCTTATCATATTGTCCTCAGCCAATTCTAATTCATATTAAACTAAGCCCTTAATAAAATACCAGAACCCTTCAAATGAAGAGCTCTGGTATCTTTACTATTTAAGAGTTTCTCTATTTTATAACTCTAATATTAATAGGACCAGCGGCAAAGTTATCAGTGTCAATGTTATTCATTGATAAACCATTTTCATTAACCACTTGAACTTCCAAATTAATATCTGAAGGATCATTGGGTACGGTAGGTATGGTATATTCAATTCGTAAAGAATCTGTCTGACTAGCTTCCGAAAAACTGGCTTCCTCATATCCCCACTTACTGTATACTTGCTGAGAGGATTGGTTCACCACAGAATCTTTCAGTACGATCTCCTTAACAGGATCTTCCGACCAGAAAAGGAGATCTAACTCTACTGTTTCTCCCTCCTGGTATTCATCTTTTTCGTTTACTATTTCAAAATCGGAAATATTGGGATAAGATCGGCCGGTTTCCTCCATGTTATCTTTCAGCCAATTATCCTCTTCCATACATGATATCATCAGAAAAGCTGTAACTAGAAGTAATATGAGATTTTTCATAACAATTATCTTTTTCATAATTCTGAATATCTTTTGGGTTAGTTATAAAACCACATTGGCGTGCTAATACTCTTTTGGGCCTTTTTAACTTCTGCTTGATTACGGCTCAACTCAGAACTCGGATACACCGCACGTTGGATCCAATTCCCATTTAAGTCGTCATTGTGGTCTGCAGGTAACGCCAAATCTTTAAATATTTGCGGATCAAAATCATAGCGCCGATAATCGTTGTAGACTTCCGGATTTAAGAAGAGGGCTTTAAATTTCTCTTTCATTATAAGCTCCATCGTCAAATTACCGGGGCCTACATCAACACTGGCGGCACTCATATAGTCATTCTTCTCAGTAGCTGATACCCCGAGCTTATCCATATTTGCGCTAATCCCAGCCATATATGCATCATAAGCCTGCTGTGAAGCACCAGTAGCTGATGCATTGCCACTATTAAATTTTAGAAAAGCAGCCTCTGCTTCAATAAACTTCATTTCCGCATAGGTCATCATTAGAATTGGGGCCGCTGCCTGGGAATGAAAAGTTTCGTCCGTAAATACAGTGTTAGAACTGTTATCAGGTGCATCTCCATTAACACCGAAATTGCCGTTTTCACTGCCATAATATTCTGCATCCCCTCCATTTCCAGCAATAATAGGCAAACGTGGGTCCTCCTCAGGATAGGTTTTTCCATTCATCATATCAATAAGCTGATCGGAATGTACTGGAGCAGGATTACCTGTCTGAGCTGCCAAGTAAGCACTAGTATGCCAAGGGTTCAGGTTCTTTTCATTATTGTAGTTTACCTGGAAATCATCTGCATTGCTGGTATATGCATCTCCTAACGCTGAGAGTGCATTATCAGCTGCATTCACAGCTCCCTGTGCGGTAAGGTGGATAGCAATACGAGCTTTTAAAGCATAGGCTGTTTTTTTCCATTTAGCGATATCTCCCCCATATATGAGATCATCACTACCCGGCTCATTAAATTCGGAAGGTGCTTTTTCTAATTCTGTTATACCTTCATTGATGAGCTGATTTATAGTGTTATATATCTCTTGTTGGTTATCATAGCTTGGCGAAAACTCTCCCTCTTTAAAAGCATCATTCCAGGGTATATTTTCCCACGTAGTAGTAGCAAGACTCAGGTTATAAGCTTGCATAACTTTAACAATACCAAGATAGTGGGCAGCATCGGCCTCTTTCGCCTTTTGTTCCATCTCATCAAGGTTATTCAAACTCGATAGATAGATTTCTACCCATGCACCGGCTATTTGAGATTCTTCATGAGAGTCAGTTTCGCCCACAAATGAAATATGTTGAGCATATTGAGAGAACGTAAATGCAATATCGTAATGCGCCTTACTCGTAGAAACCAACACCGGCGGAAGTAATGCATTTAGTCCTATCTCATCTTTGAAAACCCTATTGGGATCTTCGTTGGTATCTCCTCCTAAGTAATTCTCACAAGCGCCAAATGTAAAAACTACTAGGATACATACTAAAGTCGTAATATATTTCTGTAATTGTTTCATGGACATTTCCACTTAATTTAAAACTTAAGATTCATACTGAATGACAAGCTACGCGTCGGCGGTATATTCAAGCCGGTAAATCCATAAGTGTTTGAACCTGCTGCGTACTGTTGTCCTTCTGGATCAAAGCCCCTGAAAGGAGTATTTAGAAACAGGTTTCTGCCAGTAATACTAAATGAAGCTGACTTTAGCGGAATTTTCTGAATAATTTTAGCAGGCAAGTCGTATGATAGCCGCACATTCCGCAGACGAATCCAGGAAGCATCCTGTACTAATATTTCTGATGCCCTATTAAAACGGGTTGAACTGCGATACACCCCCTGGTTTAACCTTACAGGTGTAGTATTGGGTGATCCATCAGAGGTTACTCCCTGGAAAATGACTTCATCATTTCTCCATTTCGTTATCTCCAGAATACCATTTCTGATACTATTACGCTGCCCTGAATCATATGCATCAGCACCCATCCTAACTTCTAGTAAGAATGACAAGGATATATTTTTAT
Above is a window of Fodinibius saliphilus DNA encoding:
- a CDS encoding NAD(P)H-dependent amine dehydrogenase family protein; amino-acid sequence: MINIVQMGLGPIGQQLTRYLNEREGISIVGGVDLDPQKIGNDIGIHAGLDRFGTEIVANVESVQNIKEADVAVITTLSDLKKIEQQIMATADCGLDIISTCEELSHPWKTQPSTATRIDDYCCGKGVSCLGTGVNPGFLMDYLPSVLTSVCRNVEQIRVERIQNAEPRRLPFRDKIGVGLSKQKFNENRDGIRHVGLEESVCMIADAMKWNLNEVTETLEPVIATKDLKNGRIDVNKGEVVGVEQISRGYMNNNEVITLVFKAAIGVTDSHDTITISGTPSFTSTIDGGINGDIATSAITVNTIRSVLEASPGLKTMLDIRGPAYFSHT
- a CDS encoding serine hydrolase, which codes for MIRRYLLVLYIFIFVISLPACTSKSFENTDTLKSSIKKQLQEVKGDFAIAFKNLSDTTQVLYINEREKFHAASTMKTPVMIELFKQAEIGRFSLGDSILVKNEFRSIVDSSRYKMDISEDSEGELYDLIGSKRTIRQLITDMITMSSNLATNILIEKVGAHNVTQTMRSYGADSIKVLRGVEDIKAYERGLSNRTTAIDEAIIYEQLGRGKAVNKEASNEMIEILKKQHFNKMIPAQLPNEVEVAHKTGWITGVNHDVGLITLSNGEKYVLVLLSKNAPNREEVLTTFANISANIYEFVTN
- a CDS encoding SusD/RagB family nutrient-binding outer membrane lipoprotein produces the protein MKQLQKYITTLVCILVVFTFGACENYLGGDTNEDPNRVFKDEIGLNALLPPVLVSTSKAHYDIAFTFSQYAQHISFVGETDSHEESQIAGAWVEIYLSSLNNLDEMEQKAKEADAAHYLGIVKVMQAYNLSLATTTWENIPWNDAFKEGEFSPSYDNQQEIYNTINQLINEGITELEKAPSEFNEPGSDDLIYGGDIAKWKKTAYALKARIAIHLTAQGAVNAADNALSALGDAYTSNADDFQVNYNNEKNLNPWHTSAYLAAQTGNPAPVHSDQLIDMMNGKTYPEEDPRLPIIAGNGGDAEYYGSENGNFGVNGDAPDNSSNTVFTDETFHSQAAAPILMMTYAEMKFIEAEAAFLKFNSGNASATGASQQAYDAYMAGISANMDKLGVSATEKNDYMSAASVDVGPGNLTMELIMKEKFKALFLNPEVYNDYRRYDFDPQIFKDLALPADHNDDLNGNWIQRAVYPSSELSRNQAEVKKAQKSISTPMWFYN